From the Vespa velutina chromosome 5, iVesVel2.1, whole genome shotgun sequence genome, the window ATGTAACTGGTGAAAAATGTGTggtaatttgtaatttattattaaaaataatattaataaaaaattaaatatctacaTAGGCAAAGAAAGTTCAAGAAACTATATGTGAGATGCAAGAGccattgaaaaaagaattaatagaaGGTGTTGCAATTCTTATAGAAGATGTTGCACAATTTGATGTGGACTTTGAATTAGAAGGTCCTATGATTGAAGGAATACCAGCTGCAGAAGCTAGTGAAAGGTTTGCTgcttgatattttataattattatgtattttattttatgtaaaaattatcttcATAATTTAATCCATATTATTGGATAATAGAGTTGTAGCATTTCAAGCACGTTTTGACGAGTTATGGGATAGATATGAAACTTATAGTAGCGGTGAAACTTTATTTGGAATACCCGTAAGAGAGTATCCTGAATTACAGCACAGGAAAAGAGAACTTAATttgttacaaaaattatattcattatatgcACAAGTTATACGAACAATAGATAGTTACTACAGTATAGCTTGGTCTGATATTGACATTGAATCTATTGTAGCTGAATTAACAGAATTTCAaaataagtaagaaagaataataaaagaaaaatttacaagtattcatttttaataaatatttgataaatgtaattaatgtttctattattatttaatttcaggTGTCGGAGATTACCTAAAGCTATGAGGGAATGGCCTGCTTATAttgatttaaagaaaaaaatcgatgattttaGTGAGACATGCCCATTACTTGAAATGATGGCAAATAAGGCTATGAAAGCTCGGCATTGGGAACGGATGTCCAAGTTATgtcatttcttctttgatgTAGAATCTGAGACATTTACACTAGCAAATGCTCTAGAAGCacctttattaaaatataaagatgacGTTGAGGTATATTTCACacaatacatttaaattaattttataatttattcagtatttatgattaatatcattatcatatatattatgcttttaatattattcaggACATATGTATTAGTGCAGTAAAAGAAACAGACATAGAACGTAAACTAAAACAAGTGATTGCTGACTGGGCTGTTGTAAATTTACAgttttctcattttaaacAAAGAGGAGAGTTATTGCTTAAAGGAGTTGAAACAGCTGAAATAATATCTCAACTTGAAGACAGTTTGATGGTGATCAGTTCTTTAATGGCAAACcggtataaatttcattatatttgtattaaatagaagataattatatataatatattttatagatacaaTACATATTTCAAGAAAGATATTCAATTATGGCAAAAGAAATTAAGTAATACATCAGAAATATTGTCCACGTGGTTAATCGTACAAAATTTATGGGCCTATTTAGAAGCTGTATTCATCGGTGGTGATATATCAAAGCAACTTCCAGCTGAAGCAAAACgctttaatgtaaaataaaataacaaaataagtataattaaaaaaaagataaataatttataaaaatattataaaatatcataataattaaatattttatctattaatgCATATGATAGTATAGTAGTATTAAAACATTCACATTTATCGAAATAGTCAATTGATAAGTCATGGGTTAAAGTTATGAATCGTGCACATGATAAACTAAATGCAGTGGAAACGTGTACAGAAGATGAAACTATGGGTCAACTCTTACCTTATTTGTTAGAACAGTTAGAATCTTGTCAGAAATCTCTTAGTGGGTGagttaatagaattaaaaaatatgctacaaacataacaattatttgatttaatattaaaattggtTATTCAAACAGATATCTGGAAACAAAACGTGTTATATTTCCAAGATTTTGTTTCATATCTGATCCAACATTATTGGAAATTCTTGGACAAGCTGCTGATTGTCATgctatacaaaattatttagatggtttctttgataatattgGAAAggtaattaaatttgtataatatataatgaattttatttattaaatatatctttattttcactAGTTGGAATTTTCTGAAAaggaatatgaaaatattatagcaATGTATTCtcgcgaaaaagagaaaatcgtaCTTGAAAAAGTAGTTGTATGTTTAGGTGGTGTAGAAAATTGGTTAAATATGTTACTATCTGTACATCAATTGTCGGTTGCCGCTGTAATTGCACAAGGAATGAGTTTGTTAAATACTCCtgattttgatataatatcattgatagATAATTCTGTATTGCAAGTAAgaagttttataaaatattattaaatatgcatatattttttactaataCATAAAATTCGATCAGGTTGCATTGCTTGCAATTCAAGTTATATGGACTCGTGATGCTGAAGCGGCAATGAATGCATCAAGACGAGATAAAACCATCATGCGTAAAACTAACGAGTGGTTTTTGGATTTATTAAATGCTCTAATAGAAGTAACTGTGAAGGATCTTACATCATATgctagaaaaaaatatgaagctTTAATTACAATTCATGTACATCAAAGGTAAGAAACAAATAGTTTTATAGGAAaatgtatacaatattttattggaaaatgtaaaatttatactttaatacatttttgatgtataataattatatttattttaaataaaaaatacaaaatattgcaGAGATATATTTGACgagttatatcatttaaaaattcgaaatgtACAAGATTTTGAGTGGCTGAAGCAAAGTAGATTctattataatgatgataaggAACAAATTCTGATTAGAATTACAGATGTAGAATTTATCtatcaaaatgaatttttggGTTGTAGCGAGAGACTCGTTATTACACCTCTCACAGATAGATGTTATATAACACTTTCACAAGCCGTTGgtaaacattgaaaaaatataagtttatagtgataatatattatatgctattattatgcttatttattatttatataggtaTGAATTTTGGTGGTGCACCAGCAGGTCCTGCTGGTACTGGAAAAACAGAAACTACAAAAGATATGGGAAAAGCATTAGGAAAATACGTTGTCGTATTTAATTGTTCTGATCAAATGGATTTTCGTGGTTTAGGTAGAATATTTAAAGGATTGGCACAAGCAGGTATTTGGGGTTGTTTTGATGAATTCAATCGGATAGAATTACCTGTACTTTCTGTTGCTGCTCAACAAATAGCAATTGTGCTTAAtgcaaggaaagaaagaaaaacacattttctttttaggtaacattaaaataatatttaatcattcttAAATCAAACTCTTAGGATCAAATCCTAACATTATTTACAGTGATGGTGAAACATATAAACTTAATTACGAagttggaatatttattacaatgaatCCAGGCTATGCTGGACGACAAGAATTACcagagaatttaaaaatacaatttagaAGTGTAGCTATGATGGTCCCAGATAGACAAGTACTTTTTTATTAGAGTTTATgcagaaattttattaattttaatatcttatatttcaattttattctttttagatAATTATGCGCGTCAAACTTGCAGCCTGCGGCTTTTTACAGAATATCATGTTAGCACGGAAATTTTTTACACTATATGCTTTGTGTGAAGAACAGCTTAGTAAACAAGTGCATTATGATTTTggtttacgaaatattttatcgtgtTTACGAACACTTGGTGCACAAAAGCGTGCACGTCCTAATGAATCAGAGGAAACAACGCTAATGAGAGTACTTCGgtataatcaatttattacagatgtgatataaattatctcaaatataataaccatatttatattaataatattatattttttcagagATATGAACTTATCGAAATTAGTAGATGAAGATGAACCTCTGTTTATATCACTCATTGAAGATATGTTTCCAGGGATCAAATTAACGACACAAACATATAAAGAATTACAGAAAGGAATAGAAGATGCTACAGTTGATTTAGGAATAATGAATCATCCTGAATGGAATTTAAAAACTATTCAAGTAAGAAAGCAATTATTGTAGccaaaatgttaattattaacatttaataaatgaatatttattaactatattaatatatatatataatttagctCTATGAAACATCTTTAGTTCGTCATGGTCTGATGGTGCTTGGTCCTACAGGAACTGGAAAAACTCGATGTATGTGGGCATTAATGAAAGCTCTAACACAAATGGGTATATTTCATAAAGAAGTTAGAATGAACCCTaaagtatgtataatacatactgtattaatattattactttttataaatctaaaaagagatatgtgatttattatttacttcagGCTATAACAGCATCACAAATGTTTGGTAAATTGGATGTTGCAACAAATGATTGGACAGATGGTATATTTTCGACATTATGGAGAAGATCtgttcaaatgaaaaaaactgAACATTTATGGATTGTATTAGACGGACCAGTTGATGCAGTATGGAtcgaaaatttaaattcaGTATTAGATGACAATAAAACCTTAACTTTAGCAAATGGAGATCGAATAATTATGTCTTCAACTAGTAAATTAGTATTTGAACCAGATAATGTTGATAATGCATCACCAGCAACGATATCACGCATGGGAATGGTCTTCATTAGTTCTTCTGTATTAAAATGGCATAACATATTAGAGGTGACTTTTATTTGGAATTCAAGATTTTGCATATTGTgaatcattaatatctttaggCCTGGCTAAAGACGCGTCCAAATCAAGAAGTGGACATATTACGTTCActatttcgtaaaatatatgatGATGCTCTTGTATTTGTCTTAACAAAGCTTCAGGCAAAGATGACGCTTTTGGAAGCAATTTACATACGTCAAACTACTGATCTATTAAATGGCTTGCTTACAAACAATGATAGTAAGTTTACACAAGAACAAGTGTTATGTAATAATACTCTCATATttgacgtttatttttttatgttttataattttcagaaatattaaataacatccatatagaaaaattattcttattttctattatgtgGAGTCTAGGAGCAGTGTTAGAACTTGATGCACGTTATGCTTTACAAGAGTTTCTTTTAGCTCATAAATCGCATTGTCATTGGCCAACTGTAgaagttaatataaatattattatttccatttattacataatacatttatattaatatattgtagGAAGATGAAacaattttcgaatatttagTATCCGATCAAGGATCTTGGATACATTGGAATGATATGGTTCCAGAATTTGAATATCCTTCAGATCatgttttgaaatattataaaatattagttCCTAATGTAGATAATACaagaacattatttttaattgatataatagcAAAACAAGAGAAAGCAGTTCTTCTAAttggtaaaataatatatttttattaataagtgtgtttatatcttttttacatatcttttataaaataaatataattaataaaatattatattgtatataggaGAGCAAGGTACTGCAAAAACAGTTATGATTAAAAGTTATATGTCTAATTTTGATTCTGAATATCATCTTCAAAGgtcctttaatttttcatcggCTTCTACACCCAATATGGTTCAGGTAATTACAACAAAAatactaaatataaatattaataatatttacatgcaaatacgaataaatatgtTTCCGTAGCGTGTATTTGAAAGTTATGTTGAAAAACGCGTTGGAAATACTTACGGACCTCCTAGTGGACGAAAACTTACTGTTTTCATAGATGATATAAATATGcctgaaataaatgaatgggGTGATCAAATAACAAATGAAGTTGTTCGTCAATTAATGGAATATAAAGGATTTTATTCATTGGACAAACCTGGTGACTTCAGTACGTTACAAGATATTATGATACTTGCTGCTATGATTCATCCAGGAGGTGGTAGAAACGATATACCACCAAGGTTAAAGcgacaatttaatatttttaattgtacatTACCATCTAATAAATCTATGGATGCTATTTTTGGTAagttttatgtttattttattatttaaaatataattacatgttatatatattcatcatctttttctctcttagatatatttaatatttattgcttTTAATCAGGTAAAATTGGCCAAGGATACTTTTGCTTGACTAGATTTTCTGAAGTTATAGTGAATTTTATACCAAAATTAGTACCTTTAACACGAATCTTATGGCAAAAaaccaaaataaaaatgttgccCACTCCAGCaaaatttcattatgtttttaatttaagaGATTTGTCACGTATTTGGGAAGGTATTCTTAAAATTGAAAGGGCCGAATGTGAAACTATTACaacattattaaaactttGGGATCACGAATGCTCTCGTGTAATATCTGATAGATTTATAACGGCTGAAGATAATAAATGGTTTCATAATGCATTAAAGCAAACTGCAGAAGAAATTTTGGATACAGAATTTCGATATTATGAAGATGTAGAAacatattttgttaattttttacgCGATCCTCCAGAACCAACAGGAGATGAACCAGAGGATTTTGTCTTTGAAGCACCAAAAATTTATGAGGAGATACCAAGGTgcataagtataataatttatacagaGTAAGGGCTATGTTCTATATTTAAGCTGAATTTTAATTTggatatattcatttatttttagctATAAAGTAGTTATAAAAAGAGTTAAGCAAAATATGGAACAGTTTAATGAATACATACGTGGAATACATCTTGATTTAGTTTTATTCCATGATGCTCTTGTACATTTAATACGGATATCAAGAATACTTGGATCGCCAAGGAGTCATGCAATGCTAGTAGGTGTTGGAGGATCTGGTAAACAAAGTTTAACAAGATTAGCTTCCTTCATTGCAGGTTTcacattttttcaaataacttTATCTAGGTTAGTATTCTCTAATTTATAATCActgtctttttattaattatataataaatgatcaatAAAAAACACAATATTTCTAGAATCTATAATGTGGCAAGTTTAAtggacgatttaaaaaaattgtatcgtGAAGCTGGTACTGTTAGCAAAGGATtgacatttatatttactgATAATGAGATCAAAGATGAAGCTTTTCTggagtatataaataatattttaagtgTAGGCGAGATTGCCGGTTTATTTCCTAAAGATGAATTAGATGATATTTATACAATAGTAACACCACTTATGAGAAAAGATGATCCTAAAAGACCTCCACTACAGGATAATCttcatgattattttataacacgAGCACGAGATAACCTGCACATAGTTTTATGTTTTTCACCAGTAAGATTTCATATTTGCgctattaactttttttcatttaatttttaatccaatatttaatataatattatataatttaatattgtacattttttaatataatgaagcataattttttttttacaaaattataattttgtttttgtattataaagGTTGGAGAAAAATTTAGATTACGTGCATTGAAATTTCCTGCACTCATATCTGGCTGTACAATGAATTGGTTTAGTAAATGGCCAAAAGATGCATTATATCAAGTAGGTGAACATGTTTTGAATCCGTTCGAAATTCAGTGTACTTCTGAAGTAAAGCAACAATTAATTCAAGTAATGGGTGATATTCAAGATGATGTTAATGATATTTGTATAGAATATTTCAATAGGTAATaacaaatttacaattttattatttatttattattcacttTGATTGTACCTAATAATTACTTCAGTTGTGATATCAAAAAGGTTTCGGCGGCAAACATACGTCACACCAAAGTCATTTCTAGTATTTCTTAATGGTTATAAAGAGATTTATGAacaaaatttgaataatattaatatgctTGCTGTTCGTATGAGTAATGGTTTAAGCAAGTTAGTTGATGCTGCTATACAAGTTGATGAATTACGTAaaatattagagaaaaatCTACAAGAAATCgctcaaaaaaatattcaagtgGAAgctgtatgtatttttatcagaaaactacttttatttcttataatcattaaaagttacatattattttgtagATAGTAATCACTGTTAATGAGAAGAAAAGTGAAGCAGAAACAGTTAAAGCAACAGTACAGATAACAAAAAATCAAGCTGAAGCACTATTGAAGGTGATTGCTGCAGATAAATTAGtagcagaaaaaaaattgaaagctGCAGAACCAGCATTATTAGAAGCTGAAGCTGCATTGCAGGTATTCAAAATATCAAGTTATTGCagttaatcattatttcaattataacatttaaataataacaaaaaatatatttttagactATAAAAGCATCCGATATTGCCACTGTACGTAAATTAGCCAAACCGCCCTATTTAATTACTTTGATTATGGATTGTGTGTTGatattatttggaaaaaaattagaacatGTTAAGCCAGATCCAGAACGTCAATTTTTAGTAGCCTCTTGGACTGAAGCTTTTAAAGTATATAactgataattatgatatataattatttgtatataatgttgttatcttgaaatttatttatataggttATGACTGATACTAGATTTTTATACAACTTGCAACAATTTcctaaagataatattaatggaGAAATTGTAGATTTAATGTATCCATATTTAAATTAccctttatatacatatgaagcTGCAAAGCAGGCCTGTGGTAATGTAGCTGGTCTAATACAATGGACTATTGCAATGGTAGCTTTTtatggaataaataaagatgtaCTTCCATTAAAGGCAAATTTGGCCATACAAGAAGGAAAGTATGAAAGAGCTAATCGAAATTTACGTCAAGCAGAagctttattaaaagaaaaagatgaagactTAAGACAAGTGCAGAAAGAATATGATGCTGTGATGCAAGAAAGACAGGTAAACACAATGCTAATATGTGCTGTCTATAGCGTTAAATCTATATTACATGTctattgtttattctttttcagatAATAGTTGATCAAGCTGAAGCATATCAAGCAAAAACTGATACAGCAACTGCTATGATTGAAGGATTGTCTGGTGAAAGAGTACGATGGACGGAACAAGTAGCTTTGTTTAAATCAGAAATCGAACGACTCGTTGGAGATGTTGTAATATTAACtggatttctttcttattgtgGTCCATTTAATCAAGAAATTCGTGTTTTACTACAGCGAAAGTGGTTTGATTTTCTTCGGGATAAAGACATTCCATGTTCTAAGACTATAAACATTGTTGATGTGTTGACTGATACAGCAACGGTAggattcgtttatttatattatatttgttattacgtttaatttgaatgcatataatattaatactaaatGTTATTTCATATAGATAGGAGAATGGAATTTGCAAGGTTTACCCACTGATGAATTATCTATTCAAAATGGTATAATTGTAACAAAAGCAATTAGATATCCACTTTTAATTGATCCACAGTTACAAGGTAAAACatggattaaaaataaagaaaaggattttGAGTTACAAGTGggtattgttataattatttaaatatatatgcatatatacaaaataaaagtttatataaacttttcttattattaaacaatgcATTTTTCATTGTAGATAACACTCTTATCTCATAAATACTTCAGAAACCATTTAGAAGATTCTGTTTCCCTTGGACGACCATTACTTATTGAGGATGTAGCAGAAGAATTAGATCCTGTTTTAGACAacttattggaaaaaaattttataaagatagGAACTacatataaagtaataaaatgattatatttttctttacatattttaatacttcagtatttttttatttttgtcttattttaGGTTAAATTAGGTGATAAGGAAGTAGATATTAGCAAAGATTTTAGACTTTACATTACAACAAAGTTCCCAAATCCTTCATATAATCCAGAAGTATTTGCACGTGTTTCAGTAATCGATTTTACTGTAACAATGAAaggtacaatttttattattatgtatattggCAGATCTTTACAATTGTCATTTATCTGTATTtagagtaataattatataatcttaACAGGCTTAGAAGATCAATTATTAGGAAGAGTTATTTTAACGGAAGAGGAAGAATTAGAGACTGAAAGAGTACAGCTAATTGCAGATGTAACTGctaatagaagaaatattaaagaattggAAGCAAATCTTTTACACAAATTAACAACAGTTCAGGTGCAtttatttgtcattatttatttttatgcttacatgttataataaataaatattaaaataaatatgagtaTATTAAAAGGGTCCCTTGATCGAAGATGTAGAGTTAATGACGGTATTAAATACAACAAAACAAACTGCTGCAGAAGTCaatgagaaattaaatattgcaagagaaacagaaattaaaatagatgCAGCTCGTGAAGAGTACAGACCGATTGCTACTCGAGGAAgtgttttatactttttaatctGTGATATGGCACATGTTAATTCTATGTATCAAACATCTCTCGTACAGTTCTTGGAACGTTTTGATATTTCAATGGCACGGTTAGTTTCATTTATAGATCATACGATGTATAAGGATGCaagatatattaatagtaaaaatgTGCAATATGTTTCAGATCTGAAAAGAGTCCTGTTATTCATAAAAGAATTCATCATGTTATAGAATATCTAACATATGAAGTGTTTAAATACAAAGCTCGGGGTTTATATgaaatacacaaatatatgttCAGTTTATTAATGACATTGAAAATTGATCTTCAACGTGGAAATATATCTCATGAAGAATTTGAATTCTTTATTAAGGGTGGTGCAGCTTTAGATTTAAAGACTGTTCAACCAAAACCTTGCAAGTGGATTACAGACGTAACATGGTTACATTTAGTTGCACTATCAGATTTGAAACAGTTTCAGTATATATTAACACAAGTACCAGCTTCTGAAAAACTTTGGAAGCTTTGGTTTGATAAAGATACTccagaagaagaaattataccggatggttataataatttagacACGTTTCGCCGCTTACTCATTATAaggtttttatatttatgaacttctataatattatatgtataattaaaaaaaaaatata encodes:
- the LOC124949025 gene encoding dynein axonemal heavy chain 8 isoform X11, with product MDDFDRYIKSNYCSLPLSQMNKHLSSSNFEGGKRAIIIHYQYMTPPSIESGRWTPQYEHEKQILRCCITDGTTEQFYGKSIIVYRLRTDIEFEPKHLMDETYYAYAEVDLTSQSPIAAISDLISRLNEPAIKANVQWGELSKTERGFITAKNFIHDFSDFCEFLNTINIDLQGIVNFEINWDLYNKYLTTQQNVELNAKNREVVETGERNVQIWMKTMERAIVESQQLRRETEVIGPTGELAYWRRLLIRFSSIIECIKSPYTQAFIELLIRSNSKLMKKWKKLINHVITVQILAQDNVTYLYALEKFTKPLYRLDPTKIGKYLPALMYVVRMVYATSRFFNTRRMITAVFVKMTNQMILACKGYLTYDGTLQIWHDSKSSIISRIKDCIALYTQYYEYYDEMCKKVKECADEKPFEVSDMYVFGKFKTFKKRLIKIMDVFEITLTYSILQSSTLEGIDAFNAKFISFFNRISSKNYDPLDHRKPYFNSDYDEFKNDVAKTEIELRTFFYDTVSVTTNIETALIIVARFQKLNLKCLRIDRKYLELTNVYQNEIEEMRDRYNEDRSSPPIPRNIPSIAGRIFWIRQLYRRIEGPMNVFKTRKRVITHEYMQKCIKLYNAIISVFIHYEIIYHKSWYDSCEIVRLALSAPLFVRHPKTNKYCLNFDRFILEVIRESEHMSRFGLEVPDFIQIITICKEKIFSSYNEVKNLLEENDALSYFTVIFRRSIPIIFLNLIKIALVDLEVAFQPCLSVISWASLKISNTCENIKVKLLELQNFVKEIKDMKETRVDEMLELISSTTLLKINNYPKTPAEFLTDNIHFINIVANDLEVKSSMAEQVVIKIINKFMDLITDPNFQDIKYDWMDPEQLTKPVGSATKLISGPYETGKLKLAFSVEASAWKKLLGSALSINYKNKLMKISEYINEKNKVLLRPIKDLEDVRIAMKCLSIIRDDFITFDMELILIEETYTLMGHFNIDILKEEQDIVDSLRFNFNNMLDMAKKVQETICEMQEPLKKELIEGVAILIEDVAQFDVDFELEGPMIEGIPAAEASERVVAFQARFDELWDRYETYSSGETLFGIPVREYPELQHRKRELNLLQKLYSLYAQVIRTIDSYYSIAWSDIDIESIVAELTEFQNKCRRLPKAMREWPAYIDLKKKIDDFSETCPLLEMMANKAMKARHWERMSKLCHFFFDVESETFTLANALEAPLLKYKDDVEDICISAVKETDIERKLKQVIADWAVVNLQFSHFKQRGELLLKGVETAEIISQLEDSLMVISSLMANRYNTYFKKDIQLWQKKLSNTSEILSTWLIVQNLWAYLEAVFIGGDISKQLPAEAKRFNSIDKSWVKVMNRAHDKLNAVETCTEDETMGQLLPYLLEQLESCQKSLSGYLETKRVIFPRFCFISDPTLLEILGQAADCHAIQNYLDGFFDNIGKLEFSEKEYENIIAMYSREKEKIVLEKVVVCLGGVENWLNMLLSVHQLSVAAVIAQGMSLLNTPDFDIISLIDNSVLQVALLAIQVIWTRDAEAAMNASRRDKTIMRKTNEWFLDLLNALIEVTVKDLTSYARKKYEALITIHVHQRDIFDELYHLKIRNVQDFEWLKQSRFYYNDDKEQILIRITDVEFIYQNEFLGCSERLVITPLTDRCYITLSQAVGMNFGGAPAGPAGTGKTETTKDMGKALGKYVVVFNCSDQMDFRGLGRIFKGLAQAGIWGCFDEFNRIELPVLSVAAQQIAIVLNARKERKTHFLFSDGETYKLNYEVGIFITMNPGYAGRQELPENLKIQFRSVAMMVPDRQIIMRVKLAACGFLQNIMLARKFFTLYALCEEQLSKQVHYDFGLRNILSCLRTLGAQKRARPNESEETTLMRVLRDMNLSKLVDEDEPLFISLIEDMFPGIKLTTQTYKELQKGIEDATVDLGIMNHPEWNLKTIQLYETSLVRHGLMVLGPTGTGKTRCMWALMKALTQMGIFHKEVRMNPKAITASQMFGKLDVATNDWTDGIFSTLWRRSVQMKKTEHLWIVLDGPVDAVWIENLNSVLDDNKTLTLANGDRIIMSSTSKLVFEPDNVDNASPATISRMGMVFISSSVLKWHNILEAWLKTRPNQEVDILRSLFRKIYDDALVFVLTKLQAKMTLLEAIYIRQTTDLLNGLLTNNDKILNNIHIEKLFLFSIMWSLGAVLELDARYALQEFLLAHKSHCHWPTEDETIFEYLVSDQGSWIHWNDMVPEFEYPSDHVLKYYKILVPNVDNTRTLFLIDIIAKQEKAVLLIGEQGTAKTVMIKSYMSNFDSEYHLQRSFNFSSASTPNMVQRVFESYVEKRVGNTYGPPSGRKLTVFIDDINMPEINEWGDQITNEVVRQLMEYKGFYSLDKPGDFSTLQDIMILAAMIHPGGGRNDIPPRLKRQFNIFNCTLPSNKSMDAIFGKIGQGYFCLTRFSEVIVNFIPKLVPLTRILWQKTKIKMLPTPAKFHYVFNLRDLSRIWEGILKIERAECETITTLLKLWDHECSRVISDRFITAEDNKWFHNALKQTAEEILDTEFRYYEDVETYFVNFLRDPPEPTGDEPEDFVFEAPKIYEEIPSYKVVIKRVKQNMEQFNEYIRGIHLDLVLFHDALVHLIRISRILGSPRSHAMLVGVGGSGKQSLTRLASFIAGFTFFQITLSRIYNVASLMDDLKKLYREAGTVSKGLTFIFTDNEIKDEAFLEYINNILSVGEIAGLFPKDELDDIYTIVTPLMRKDDPKRPPLQDNLHDYFITRARDNLHIVLCFSPVGEKFRLRALKFPALISGCTMNWFSKWPKDALYQVGEHVLNPFEIQCTSEVKQQLIQVMGDIQDDVNDICIEYFNRFRRQTYVTPKSFLVFLNGYKEIYEQNLNNINMLAVRMSNGLSKLVDAAIQVDELRKILEKNLQEIAQKNIQVEAIVITVNEKKSEAETVKATVQITKNQAEALLKVIAADKLVAEKKLKAAEPALLEAEAALQTIKASDIATVRKLAKPPYLITLIMDCVLILFGKKLEHVKPDPERQFLVASWTEAFKVMTDTRFLYNLQQFPKDNINGEIVDLMYPYLNYPLYTYEAAKQACGNVAGLIQWTIAMVAFYGINKDVLPLKANLAIQEGKYERANRNLRQAEALLKEKDEDLRQVQKEYDAVMQERQIIVDQAEAYQAKTDTATAMIEGLSGERVRWTEQVALFKSEIERLVGDVVILTGFLSYCGPFNQEIRVLLQRKWFDFLRDKDIPCSKTINIVDVLTDTATIGEWNLQGLPTDELSIQNGIIVTKAIRYPLLIDPQLQGKTWIKNKEKDFELQITLLSHKYFRNHLEDSVSLGRPLLIEDVAEELDPVLDNLLEKNFIKIGTTYKVKLGDKEVDISKDFRLYITTKFPNPSYNPEVFARVSVIDFTVTMKGLEDQLLGRVILTEEEELETERVQLIADVTANRRNIKELEANLLHKLTTVQGPLIEDVELMTVLNTTKQTAAEVNEKLNIARETEIKIDAAREEYRPIATRGSVLYFLICDMAHVNSMYQTSLVQFLERFDISMARSEKSPVIHKRIHHVIEYLTYEVFKYKARGLYEIHKYMFSLLMTLKIDLQRGNISHEEFEFFIKGGAALDLKTVQPKPCKWITDVTWLHLVALSDLKQFQYILTQVPASEKLWKLWFDKDTPEEEIIPDGYNNLDTFRRLLIIRNSFQSMVHGSNSFTIS